A genomic stretch from Hoplias malabaricus isolate fHopMal1 chromosome 4, fHopMal1.hap1, whole genome shotgun sequence includes:
- the LOC136694035 gene encoding uncharacterized protein, giving the protein MGRRAAETTNPVPALGVPLAGGRAILSQKWGPLCSVGVQTSPGLRSHPSLKRTKQPTGTAPGVSVSTETMSLDRARPAMKGTVLNCISKVSQDDMSQDGSIYCQIKAVQTNSSQTGCKGNLKRNVRYVNGSIVAPELVGGVCSEGAETAEVGGQVRTKTQEPRRGHSLRGEKARPVAQYGSVSSYATPPRPCRMMTSPRLCGTCGRRQSQLPPCMVHACRKKASNQIRASMTLPTPPKKDLPGLQKQHSTETNTNTPHTLNIHKESNSNYTQSHTKDTTTQEMQTLTNDLTPQQVHNKICKNESLATHPSKRLSKQKSSQHTQTQNAQTGMPIKKTQPVEGTAQEKQQMLKRTQPKEECMNEQTPPAPESAQLSVHITPKPAPPVLSIGAEPKATPKLPPKNSSPAKSIEQTPKAASPETLTKSEIKGTPKTPPADQVLIVEKDTETKPCPVDPTQALQKDTASTDIPQCNGVPMALQGLLQDIEENLLSNQEKIKVLLNVIQDLEKSKAMSEGRCSYRTGQDINNCSTCQKTACIIYSVEHDFRLQEGRFQNVLEALDLEYDVPTSIPKQPAPSRPRTKNRVKKLRKKCFWWL; this is encoded by the exons ATGGGCCGAAGGGCAGCCGAAACGACCAATCCGGTGCCAGCGCTTGGGGTGCCCCTTGCGGGGGGGCGGGCCATCCTGTCACAGAAATGGGGTCCGCTATGCAGCGTGGGGGTGCAGACGTCGCCAGGTTTACGCTCTCACCCCTCTTTAAAGAGGACAAAACAGCCAACCGGCACAGCCCCTGGAGTCTCTGTCTCCACAGAAACCATGTCCCTGGACAGAGCAAGGCCAGCCATGAAGGGGACAgtcctgaactgcataagcaaaGTGTCCCAGGATGACATGTCACAAGATGGTAGCATCTACTGTCAAATAAAAGCAGTCCAGACTAACTCCAGTCAAACAGGATGCAAAGGCAATTTAAAGCGGAACGTTCGGTATGTCAACGGCAGCATAGTGGCACCCGAGTTGGTGGGTGGAGTCTGCAGCGAGGGGGCAGAGACTGCAGAGGTGGGAGGCCAAGTTCGAACAAAGACACAGGAACCCAGGCGGGGTCACTCACTGAGAGGGGAGAAGGCTCGTCCCGTGGCGCAATATGGAAGCGTGAGCTCCTATGCCACGCCCCCGCGACCCTGCCGCATGATGACATCACCAAGACTGTGTGGTACGTGTGGACGCAGGCAATCGCAACTACCACCATGCATGGTGCATGCCTGTCGCAAAAAAGCTTCCAATCAGATTCGAGCAAGCATGACTCTCCCGACTCCACCAAAAAAGGACCTGCCTGGACTCCAGAAGCAACATtctacagaaacaaacacaaacactcctcacacactgaataTACACAAAGAGAGTAACTCTAActacacccagtcacacacaaagGATACAACCACACAAGAAATGCAGACACTTACAAATGACTTGACACCACAACAAGTACAcaataaaatctgtaaaaatgaatCACTGGCCACACATCCATCTAAAAGACTAAGTAAACAGAAgtcatcacaacacacacaaacgcaaaaTGCACAAACAGGAATGCCTATAAAGAAAACACAGCCTGTAGAAGGAACAGCACAGGAAAAGCAACAAATGCTGAAAAGAACACAGCCTAAAGAAGAGTGTATGAATGAGCAAACACCTCCAGCTCCTGAGAGTGCACAATTATCTGTGCACATCACCCCTAAACCCGCCCCCCCGGTGCTTTCTATTGGCGCAGAACCAAAAGCCACACCCAAACTCCCACCTAAAAACTCCTCACCTGCCAAATCTATAGAGCAAACACCTAAAGCAGCATCACCGGAAACTCTGACTAAGTCAGAAATCAAGGGCACACCAAAAACACCTCCTGCCGATCAAGTACTTATTGTAGAGAAGGACACAGAAACTAAGCCATGCCCTGTAGACCCTACTCAAGCCCTGCAAAAGGACACAGCATCAACAGACATCCCACAGTGCAATGGGGTGCCAATGGCGTTACAAGGACTACTCCAGGACATAGAGGAGAACCTGTTGTCCAATCAAGAGAAGATCAAAGTTCTACTCAATGTGATTCAGGATCTGGAGAAGAGCAAAGCTATGAGCGAGGG acgATGCTCCTATAGAACAGGACAGGACATCAACAACTGTTCGACCTGTCAGAAAACAGCCTGCATCATTTACAG TGTTGAGCATGACTTCCGGCTTCAAGAGGGACGTTTCCAGAATGTCCTTGAGGCACTGGACTTGGAATATGATGTTCCAACATCCATCCCTAAACAACCAGCACCATCTCGACCTCGTACCAAGAACCGTGTCAAGAAACTCCGCAAGAAATGCTTCTGGTGGCTGTAG